The Deltaproteobacteria bacterium PRO3 genomic sequence CCCCGCGCTGAACGGCTCGCCGGCTCAAGGCCAGCATGTCCCGCGATGCAGGATCAAGGCGTTTCGCAGCCAAGGTTTTATGAAGCCAGAACAGGGCGTCCCGGGAAGGGACGGAGTTTTGCCGTTGACAAGCCAGTATTTCCTTCGGAAGCTCGATCTCCGGGTCGGCGCGCGCTTCGGAGAATCGTTGGTTCCCCGCATCGGTTCTTTGGAAAATGGGAGGCTTGGCTCGAGTTTGCCCGGAATCGGGGCCTGTTTCCTGTCCGGCGAAAACTCGCAGGCCCCTGTTTGCGGCCTGCTTGACTTGAACCGGTTCGCCCCATTCCGCCCCCACCGCCCATCTCCAATCGATATCTCTTGCGTCCAGGTGCGGCCCGTTCGCCGCGGGCTCGATCGGCGGGTAATTTCCGTCGTTGGCGGCCTGCCTTCGTTCGATCTCGCCCCATGCCTCCAAACGCCGGGTCTTGCGCTCCAAGTCCCATTCCATGCGGCGATATCTTTCACCGCCCAAGTGGTTCAGTATCCTCCCCGAGGCCTTCAGCTGGAAGAACATCGCCAGCCCGTCCGCCCACTCCCGTCCGCCGCCGTGCCAATCTCTTAACCCGACAACCGTCTCCAGCTTGTGCCCCAGCAGGATCCCGCCGTAGAGACCGACGTTTCCGGCTATCCGATCTAAGGCGGGATTATTCAAGCCGCGGCTCGCCGATCTCGACAAGCCGCCCACGCCCTTCATCGCACCCAGCACCAGGTAGCTCGACAGCAACTCTTCCTTCAATCCGGGCCCCAACAACTTCTCGCCGCGGCCCCAGCGGCCCACCGCCGTGAACACCGGCGCCTCCAAGGCATAGCCCGCAAAACTTCCCGCCAGCTTCATCCATAGGCCCCGGCCCCAATAGCCCGCACGTCCCGCCAAGCGGCTCATCGTCGCCAGTTTCGTCGCCTTGTAGACGCTCCCGCCCACGCCCATCGCCAGCAGCATCGCGGGGTCGCTCACCTCCTTGGCGAAGCCCTGCGACAGGAGCTCAAATCTGTCGCCGAATACTCCTCCTCCCGACAGGACAGCCAGTCTCCTTTCCGCCTTCTGCCGAAGCTCGGAGCTCCCTTGCTCCCTCAGCCAACCATAGGCCAGCTCCGCAAAGTCCGTCCGCCCCTCGGCCTCCTGGCGCTGCGCCGCTCGCCACAGGCCCTCGCTGAACAGCCCCGCGTCCGTCTCCCGCTCCAGGACCGTCAGCTCCAAAAATAATTCCCTGCCGAGACCTCTCTCCAATTCACTTCTCTCTGACGTCGATAAGTCGCGGAGGTCCCTGCTCAGACCCAATACCGAAGCCATCCGGCCGGGGTGGGCCCCCTCGCTCGCATTTTCATTCGCGGAGAAACCGCCGCGAAGGGATGTCGCTAAGCTTGGGCGCATGATCGTTCCTTCACTAGACCCCCCAGGGGAGCCCTATCTCGAATGATTTTGGAGTGTGGTTGCCAAGGGCGTAGGTAGGCGCGGACACCGGCGACCGCGGCCGGCACCCCATCGGGAGCCCCAAGGACCGCGCGGATCTTTCCTTCCCCTTCCGCGCTCCCCTTGGGATAATATTTACCTTGGGACAGACGCAAACCCGCTCCCCGCAAGCGTCCTCTCATGGTTAGAGATCCTTTCGGGAGTCGGGGCGACCTTAAATCTATAATGGGCGTTATCGAAAATGGACAGGCATTGTTGCCGAAGTGCTTTTTATAGGACCGACGATGCCGGGGAACCGGCCGTCAGGAAAGAAATCCATCCCGCGTAAAAAATTGAGAGCAGGACTGGAACCTCGCGGAGACGCATAGATAAGGCAGTCGGATCGTGTAATCAAAAATATTGCCGCTTGCCCGCGAAAGGCAGCGAATCTAGACGAAACTCGGCGCTCAGGATGACGCCGCCGTCCGGGGTCAGCTTCAGCTTGCCGTCGTTGAGCAGCACTTTCGCACCGGGAAACGCGGCCATGTGCTCGAGGAATTCGCCGGCCAAATTGAGGTGCTCGGGTTTGACGGTATTTTCTTTACCCATCACGGCTTCCATATTTGCTCCTTTTTCGCTCATGGTCCTATTCCGGTTTCAGGATCGGGTACTCCGGCTTGGGGTCCGAAAACTCCACCGCCTCCAGCGACCCGCGTCGCTTGTCGTAAGCCTTGGCGGCTTTCTCGGCGACACCGTGGCCTTCCACCGTCTTAGCGGCCATTTCCTTGTAGATCCCCTCCACCTCGGTAAGGATCGCGAGGGCCCTGGCATCCTCTTCGGGATTGTTCATCTTGCCGTAGGCATCGGAAAGGCCCGCCAGAATGACCTCGGCCGACTGGGTTTTTTCCCGGGAGCTTCTGAAGAACGCGATCGCGGATTCGGCGCTGATCTTTTTGTCCGGCTTCTTGTGCTTGGATCCCTGGATCTTCTCGAGCTCGGCCTGCGCCAACTTGAGATTGCCTTCCACGTGATTGCGGAGGTTCTTGACCTCTTCCAATTTTGCCTCAAATTCCGCTACGGTCACCTTGGGAAGGTCCGGCGGTGTGGGCTGCGGCTCGGTCTCCGCCGGCGGGGGCGGGACTTCCTCCGCCGGAACTTCCGCAGTCGGCTCGCTCGCGGACGCATCGACGCCGGGCGATCTGGCCTCGGGCTTCTTCTTGTTTCTCACGTTGGAGACGATGCGCAAAACGTCCACGCCCACCGAGACGCCGGCCCCCATGGGGCTCAGGCCCATGGGCGGGTTTCCGCCTTCCGGGCCGTCGACGACGTCCAAGGTCGGGTTAATTCCCATGTCGCCGGTGAATTTCGCCCCCAGGCAAACGGCGTCTCCCCAGGTGCAGAGCTGCAAGCCCAAGTCGATGCGAGCCCCCGAATCCCTAAGCGGAAACAGCAGCGGGTTCTTGTTGAACTCCGCTCCGACGGTTCCCGCCGTGTTGCCGGGTGCGCGGTAGATGGCCGCGCCGATGCCCAGAAAAGGATGCAGGGAGAACCACTTGGGGTGGACGGCGATGCCGACGTCCAATTCCAGGCCAACCATGTGGGCCTTGGCCCGGCTGACCATTCCGGCGCCCAGATCCTTCTTCAGGCCTTGGAATTCGTAGGCCAAGCGGGGAGAAATGGTCAGGCGTTTGCCCACCGGGACGCGGAGACCGGCGGCCAGGCGAAACATCCCGCCGCCATGGTCGAGCTTCTGGCCGTTCTGAAAGTTTCTCCAGCCGAAGCCACCGTCCAACTTAAGCGTATAGGCATCGACGGATTTGAAATTCATTTTTTTCTTGGCCTTCGCGGATTCCTCGACCGGTTGCGCCGGAGTCGTTTCCGCGGGAGCCTCGGCCATTGGCGCGGTTTCGGAGGGAACGTCGGATGTGGAACCGTCAGCAGACGCGTCTCCTTCGGGCGGATTCTGGGAAGTCAATTGACGACTGAGTTCTTGCGCAAGCGATCCGATTCTGAACGACATAGCACGCTCCTTTGAAGAAGGGCCTGCCACGCAGCGCCCCTCAGATTGCTGCATGCATTTTCGGCCGCTTCATGGGCAAGTTGTCTTCGCCAACGGGCGTCTGCTGGTGTGGCGAGTGACCATTTTTCATTTCATATTTTTTCAATTTCTGCGCGAGAGAGGAGACGCGTGGAAATTTTCCAGGAAAATTCACAATCCGATTTTTGGCGGTAGCGGCATGAATTTTGCTTCGGTATTGACTTGACACCTCAGTTTTTTCGCGACGGCGCAAAAATAAATTTTGAAAAGATTGCGATGAATGCACGACGCCTGGGAATTATGGAATAGTGCTTAAGACCACCAGCCCAATATCCCCCAAATTGAAAATTTGATAAGTCAGAAAATTGGCGAAATTTAAGCGTCAACACCCAGGCGAATAGGGATAACCCATCCTGGGAATCTACTGAATGGAATGGAAATATTGACTAATAGGTGAGCGGGGTTCCGATCTTGCGCGGAGTTATTTCCCCTCGCCAAACTCAGCGCCCGCCGCCTTGGCCATTGAGCCGACGACAGGCCCTTCCGCCCCTTCGAGACGACGGACGGCCTTTTCCGGCGCGCCGTGAACCGGCGTCAAAGAAACTTTTTGCCCCTCGCAATTGAAACGAAAATACCTGCTTCCGTCGCCCAGCAAGCTGCCGGAACGCAGCAGGACGACTTCGTCGACGTTCAACTTTCGCGATTCGCCCGCCCCCTCTCTAAACAGGACCTCCTTGAACGGCCCCCCTTCGCGCTTCACAAACCAAGAGGTGCCGTCGTGGTTGGGCAGCAAGTCGGAGAACGAAAGCGCCGGCAAGTCGTTGACGAAGGCGAGTCGCTCTGCGTCGACGTCACGCGTCGTCGAGCTAGATTGGATGTCGAGTTTCTCGGATGTGGAGTGATTCATGGTTCCCTCGATTTTCCGCCTACCCGGGAGAATCAAAGACGCATGCCAGTTTTGAAATTAAGCCAAGGTATGGAAAGGTTTCAAGACTATTAGATGATACCCGCGGACGCTCCGGGCTAATTGGAGCCCTTGGACTTTAGCGCCAGGCCGAGCGAGTCTGGCGTTTCCGGAGGGGCGACATCGTTGCCGCCGGGGACCCCGTCGCTCGTCTCCTCGTCCGTGGGAACGCCGTCCTGGTGGTCGGGCCCGGGAAGGATGGTAGGCTGCTTGTTTCCCTCCGATGCGGAGTCGCCGGAGGTCGAGCCGCTCAGCGAGGGCGAAACGCCGGAGTCGACGTCCACGCCGCCGCAGGCGACCAATCCCAAAAGCGCGATACTTGTCATCGCCAATTTTAGCTTCCTAACCATGAGTGCCCTCTTTCCTTCCTTGGTTCAGTTCCCCACCTGGAGTTGAGTCGAAAAACCGTTGCCCCAGACGTCCTCGCATAATAGGCGCACAATTGCGGGAGCCTGGGGCAACGAAGCCAGCTCGAAGGAGTATTCCATCGAGTAAGCCGCTGAATCCGACAGGAAGGGGCTCGGTACGAGCAGAACCCCCTCCAATTGCGGATCGTCCAATTTCTCGGTGCTCGACGCGTCGAACCCCTCGCGCGCGTTGAAACCGACGCGAAACTGGTGGATCGTTTGCTGGCTTTCGTCTAAAACTTGCAAAACCGTGTAATCGAGGTCGGCCCAAAGGGCGCCCGTCGAAACCTTCACCTTCAGTTCGTCTCCGACCTGCTGGACGTAATCCAAGCGAGGCGCTTCGCCGTCGTTTTCCAGAAGGAATTGCAGCGGATTCACGTGGGGATCGAAGCCGTTCTGCGCGCAGAGGCTGTCGGGGTTTTCGGTTTGGTATTCGAGGCTGCAGGTGGTCTCGAGGCGAATTTCGAAATGCAGGTGGTTGAAGGTGGTTGTCCCGGATTGCCCCAGGCCGCCGACGACTTCGTCCGGAGAAATCTCGATCTCCATCTCCGGATTCAACAAGCGCTTATTAGCCTTTTCGCCGAAGTCGGCAAGATGGGCGTACTGCGAATAAATCCGCGTTGTCTTTCTCCCGTGAAAGACGATCGGTTCGGGCAGGACATGCTCGATGGTCACGACATTGCCGCCCTCCGAAGACTCGCCGCCCGCGACCACCTTGTAGATCTTGCCGGGAAGTATGGGATAGACGGGTTGCCCTAGTTGGCCCGGGATGTCGATGCCGCGATGGAAATCCGGGCGCGAGGCCTCGCTGGCCTTAAGCCGCGGACCGAAGGTGGAGGAGATGTCGCGTGGATCCTGGTCCACCGGCCAGCGCGCGTTCAGCCCCGCCGGGACGACGAAGCGTCCTTGCGAGACTTCGAATTCGGCCGGAGTCGCGGAGTGGTATTCCAAGTCCGTTGGAGTGAGGGGAATCGCTCCCCCCGGACTTGTGGGCTCCGCGCTTCCCGCCGAGTCCTTGCCGCAGGCGGCCAAGGAAGAGGCCGCTATCAACAGGACGCAGGCGAAAATCCGCGCGTGGCTGGACCAAAGTTTTTCCGAAGCTGTGCTCATTCCTTACCTGCCGCTTGGCGAAAACACCCGTACGGCTTGGGTTTGAGCAAAAGACAGGCCAGCCCCGTCTTAGGTCTAACTAATTGTAATCAATATGGTTTATATATAGTCCCTCTCGATATCGGGAAACTTTATGAAGTTTCATGAAGTACTCGGCTCCGCAATATCGAAAGCCATCAGCGGCGCCCGCGCAAGCGGAGCAGGAACATCAATGTCGCCGCGCCCATCCAGAAATAAGGAGTCGAGCGACCTTGGGCCAGCAAGGCGGGCTGCAGCTGGCAACCCGATGCCGAATTGGCGGCCGAGGCCCCTTTGAAAAAACTGTCCGCTCCATCCTGCGAGGAGGAACCTTCCAATCCTTCCCCCGCAAGATCCAGCTTGCCGACGAGACCGCCTTGGCCTTTTTCGCCGCCCGCGAAATCCGCGACGGCCGGTCCCGCCTCGTTTCCACCGACGAATTCCGCCTTGTTTTGAACTTTGGCTCGGATTTGGAAAAATTCTCCCGTGGCCTTGAAGTCGTAATTTTTTCCGACGGAGACAAGTTGGGACATCTGCTGAAAAGCGCCTTGGCCTTCCTCGCCCTGACGAACCATGCGATGGCTGCTCTTCGGGCCGGAGAGAACTATCCGGGTGATCTGCGGCTTGGCGAAGGTTTGCATGATATTCGGAGATAGGCCGCCGCCGACCCACTCCACCTTGGAGAAAAACCCTTCGCCCATAGGCAAAGGAGTCCAGGTCACTTCGTTCTCCGACTCGGCCCTGACTCGAAACTCAGTCGCGACGCCGTCCTTTCCATAAGCGCGAATCGCCGACGCCCCTCCGATGGAGAAGGATTGCTCTTTCGAGGCGCCTCCTTCCTGGTATTGGATTTTGACTTGGAAAGGAACCGGGGCCTCATCGGCCGCCGCTTCCGCTTCGGGAGTAAACGGGACCGTGACGAAGTAATCCTGCTCGGCCCAAGGGGAGAATCCTTTCTCGCCTGCCTGAATGGTGTTGTTGCCGCCCAGCTCGGCCTGAACGGAAACGCCGCTGTGGGTCAAGTTCATCTGATAGGCAAAAAATTGATATCTGGGGATATGGAGTTTCACCGCATCGCCTTGGCTTAACGTTACCGGTTGAAACCCCTCGTCTTCCGAATTTCGAACCGTGACGGCGAGATTCTTGCCCTTCAGGTAAATCGGCGACTCGCTATCAACGCGTTCGGTACCGGCGGTGAACCCTAGTCCTTTAAGAGTCCCGTCCTTGCCCTTGAACAGAAGATTGGAAGGTAAAACCTGGGCCCGAATGGTATTTGCGTCTTCTTGGTATAAGGCGAGATAAATGGGTTCTTGAAATTCGCCGGAGGTGGCGTTGTTGTGGACCACCAAGAAATCGTTCTTGCCTAATTTATGCTGCCTTCGCGGCGGGATCCAAAATTGGTTCTTTTCCTGCTGGAAAATTTCGAGATTGGAGTAGGCAAAATCCACCTCCACCTCGCTGCCCTGGGACGCGACATGAATCTCGGCCCCTGGACCCAAAAATAGGACCTTCTCGGCCCGGGCCTCCGAAAGACCCACCCATCCCACAAGGCAGCCCAGCGTCCCGACCAGCCAGCGTTTCCATTTCTTTTCCATACGATGCTCTCCTTAACCGAAAGTTGAAGACCTAGGCTTATCCGCCAAAGGGATTCGGACCTAATGTTGCTTTAAATAGCAATCCTCATACCATCGAAGGGCATAATTAATTTTACATGCAATTCTCATGAGATACGCGTTTTCCGAAGAGCATTTGAGAAATAAAACGTGAATTCTCCTCGAATCGAAATTTCATTTTCGCCAATATATTGGCGGATACCGGGCTCCATCGCACCCGCTTAAAGGCAAAAAGAAAGGCGGCATCATTGCCGCCTTCCTTTACTGTGTATCGGTGGAACAACGCGTATCTAGCGCCTACAAGTCCAACTCCGCAGGCCGAAGACGAATGCGAGAAGAATCCCCGGCAGCCAGGAAATCGAGGACTGAGCGACCGCAAGGGGCGCCGGCGCCAAGGCGCAACCGCCTCCGTTGACCGCGGTGACGACCACGGGAGAAAGGTCGCAGGCGTCACCGTCGCCGTCGAGATCCTCGTCGTTTTGGTCGGCATTCGACACGCCGGGACAATTGTCCGTCCCGTCCGCGACGCCGTCACCGTCGCTGTCCAAGCCCTCGCAGGCATCGCCCACGCCGTCGAGATCGGCGTCGGCCTGGTCCACGTTGGCCACATTCGGACAATTGTCCTCGCCGTCCGCGACGCCGTCGCCGTCGGCATCCAAGCCCTCACAGACGTCGCCGACGCCGTCGAGATCCGCGTCCGCCTGGTCCTGATTGCTCACGGTCGGGCAATTGTCATCCGCATCGCCGATCGAATCGCCGTCGGTATCCGGCTGCACTTGGAAGTCCACGGGCAGGACGTTATCGGCGGGATTCAACTCGATCTGCTGGCTGTCCACGGTGACCGTCACCGAACCGGCCCCCTCCGACTTGGCGAGCAAAACCAGGCTCAGGGTTTCGGTACCGTTGAAATCCCCCGTGCAAGTGACCGTCGTGAGCTCCGGCAGGGCCGTTAGCTGGCAGGGGCTGATATTGACCGTCGAGGTGTGGTTCACCAACTCCAGATTTCCGGGAATCTCGGCGACGATCGTCACGCCGGTGGCGATCCAAGGATAGGGATTGCTGATCTGGATATCCAGCGTCAACTCCTCGCCGACGACCGGGGTCAAGGTGCTGGCGGCGGCCGTCATGACCAGATCCACGTTTTTCAAGGCCAACGCGAGCGCCAACTGCCAACCGCCGTCTTGTCCGTTGGGCCAGGGGGGATTGGAATTATTCCAATCCCAACCCATGGAGATGACCTCGCCCTGACCGAAGGGGAAGAGCACGACAGAGGCGTCGTTCCCGCTGGAATAGATCGGGACGGCGTCCACGGGGAGCGAGTCCACCGCCAGGCACGCAACAAGGTTGTTGCTGGGTAAATTTCCCGGCCCTGTCTGGAACAAGGTGTCGTTGATCATTGGTCCCGCGGTCGTGCCGATATCGAAGGTGCCCGCAGTTACGGCGAATTGGAAGACGTCGTTTAAGACGCTCAGGTCGTTGTCGTTGTTGACCTCGCGGTGGACGATCAAACGGCCGCCGTTGAGGACGAAATTTCGCAAATTACCCTCCAGGGGGATCTGATTCAGGTCAAAGGCCGCGTTCTCCAGCTCGGGGATGACAATCGCGTGGTAGGGCGAAAGGTCCTGGGTGGCCAAATCGGCCGCGGAATTCAGCAGGGTGACGTTATGCGCCAAGGCCCCGATGGCCGCGGCGACGTTGTCGGCCTCGGCCCCGGTGTTTCCGTTGGAATCGACATACGTCGGGTCGTCCAGGACCAACACGTTGGCGGCCTGGGCATTTTGCGCCAAGCCAAGGGAAAATATCGCGGTCCAAAAACAGGCCCGCGCAAACGATCGAAGGCTTTTCATTCCTTACTCCTGATTATTAATTGAGATGAACACCGATTCGGTTTTTTGCCGAAAAAAAACGGCCCCGGGGGGATCTCCCCGGGGCCAAATCATTTAACAACGATGGGCGTCGGCCTTGCCGCCGCGGAGTCTCCAAAGCAGGGCCGCGGCGCTCAGTAGTCCCAGGATGGCCGGCAGGCCGCCTTTGGGGGCCATGGAGCCGGAAAGGCCGCAGCCGCCTCCGGTCAGCGGGGGAGCGACGGCGGCGCCCGCATCGCAGACGTCGCCGACGCCGTCTTCATCGGCGTCCGCTTGGTCGGCGTTCGACGCCGCGGGACAATTGTCGACGGCGTCTTCCACACCGTCGCCGTCGGTGTCGAGGCCTTCGCAGGCGTCGCCCACGTCGTCCCCGTCTGCATCGGCTTGATCGGCGTTGGCGACGTTAGGGCAGTTATCTCCTGCGTCGGCGACGCCGTCGGCATCGGCGTCCAGGGAGGCGATGAAGGATACCGAAGCGGCGTTATTGCTTTCGTCGACCTCGATTTGCTGGCTTTCGACCGTGGAGGTAACCTCTACGCTTCCGTCGCTCGGAGCCTCGACGTTGGCCACGATATGGATTTGAGCCGAAGTGTCCAAGGTCCCCAGCAGGCAAAGCAGGGTGGTGCCTTCCGGTTGGATATCCACCGCGCAGACGCCCTGGGAAACCGTGCCGTCCACAAGGCTTAAATGCGGAGGCAGGACGGTCGTCACCGTCACGCCGGTTGCAATCCAGATATTGGGATTGACCACCTCGATATCCAATTCCATCTTCTGCCCGACGATCGGAGCGGCGGGGTCCGCCGAGATACTGAGCTGCAAGTCGATGGGCTTCAGGGCGAGGGCGAGAACCGTTTGCCAACCGCCGTCTTGACCTCCGTTAATAGGCGGATCG encodes the following:
- a CDS encoding M23 family metallopeptidase is translated as MSTASEKLWSSHARIFACVLLIAASSLAACGKDSAGSAEPTSPGGAIPLTPTDLEYHSATPAEFEVSQGRFVVPAGLNARWPVDQDPRDISSTFGPRLKASEASRPDFHRGIDIPGQLGQPVYPILPGKIYKVVAGGESSEGGNVVTIEHVLPEPIVFHGRKTTRIYSQYAHLADFGEKANKRLLNPEMEIEISPDEVVGGLGQSGTTTFNHLHFEIRLETTCSLEYQTENPDSLCAQNGFDPHVNPLQFLLENDGEAPRLDYVQQVGDELKVKVSTGALWADLDYTVLQVLDESQQTIHQFRVGFNAREGFDASSTEKLDDPQLEGVLLVPSPFLSDSAAYSMEYSFELASLPQAPAIVRLLCEDVWGNGFSTQLQVGN